GACCATGACAAGGTGAACACCCTCCTAGCCAAGTTCTCCGTTGAGAAACTCGAGATTCCAGAAGGCGAGGGCACTCCGAAGGAGCTCATGAAGGAGTACTCAAAGAAGCTCGCAGAAAAAGAGAAGGAACTTGAGGAGGCCAAGAAAGAAGCCTCAAAGCTCGCCGAAAAGTACTACGACGACGTCTTATTCTACAAGGAACTGGTGGACAACGAGCGCGACAAGTCAACGGTACTGCCAATGCTCGCGAGAACCAACATGACGTTCGCTCTTACAGGCTGGGTGCCGAGGCCGGACGTCCAGAAGATACTCGAGGGCATCAAGAGGATAACGGAAGGAAAGGCCTACATAAACGTCCGTGAACCAAGGAAAGAAGAACTCGAAGAAATGCCCGTAAAGCTCAAGAATCCGGGATGGGCCAGACCCTTCGAGATGCTCACCGAGATGTACGGTGTTCCTAGGCACGACGAGATAGACCCAACGCCGATAATAGCCTTTACATACTCGTTCTTCTTCGGATTCATGCTCACCGACTTCCTCTACGGTCTGATAGTCGGCATAGTGGCGGCTCTCCTAGTTAAGGGCCACAAGAAGTTCAACGACGGAACCTACAAGTTTGCATACATCCTACTCTGGAGCGCGTTCTTCACGATGCTTCTCGGAGCACTCTTCGGAAGCTACTTTGGAAACGCTGCAGACATAATGCTCCAATACATAACCGGTGATCAGAACGCCCACGCGTGGCGCCTCCTCGATCCGCTCAGAGAACCTATGCCTATGCTTCTAGCCGCGCTTGCCATAGGCTTGGCACACCTATTCCTTGGGTACACGCTAGGTTTCGTCATCAAGTGGAAGAATGGAGACAGAAAGGGCGCAGTGTTTGAGCAGCTTCCGTGGATGATCATCATCATAGGTGTTGCTCTCCTCGCTAGCCAGAGGGAAGGTCTCGATGCAGCAGCAAAGGCCATCCTCGGTACTGGCATAGCCCTGTTTGCGGTGGGCGAGCTGGTAATCAACGGTGGACTAGCAGCACTGATGATAATCTCAGACTTCTTCGGCTTCGTCGGCAACTGGCTCAGCTACGCAAGACTGATGGCGCTGGCGCTGGCAACGGGCGGAATAGCGATGGTCATAAACGTTCTCGTTGGAATGGTCTGGGCCATAAAGTTCCTCTACATAGGGCCGATAATAGGCCTGATAATATTCTTCGGCGGCCAGCTGTTTTCAACGGCCATAAACGCACTCGGAGCATTTGTTCATGCCCTACGTCTGCATTATGTTGAGTTCTTCGGAACGTTTTACTCAGGTGAGGGTAAAAGGTTCGAGCCCTTTAAATCCAAGAGGGAAGTCTCAAAGCTTGAACTTGAGGTCTAGTTAGGAGGTGCAAAGAGATGGATCCGATAGTTTACGTCGTGTTGGGCGCCGCACTCGCGGCGGGAATAGCGGGTATAGCCTCAGCTTTCGGTATAGGAATCGCTGGAGCTGCAGCGGCAGGAGCGGTTGCGGAGGACGAGAAGAACTTCAAGAACGCCCTCATCCTTGAGGGTCTGCCGATGACCCAGAGCATCTACGGTCTCATCACCCTGTTCCTCATTATGCTCAGCGCTGGGATCATCGGCGGCGGATTCAAGTTTGCCGAAGCGACCACAGAGAACCTTGTGAAGAGCGCCATACTATTCGGCGCCGGTCTTACCGTTGGCCTCACCGGTCTCTCAGCTATACCTCAGGGTATCATCGCCAGCGCAGGAATAGGCGCCGCTGCCAAGAACCCGAAGACCTTCACTCAGGGCGTCATATTCGCGGCTATGGCCGAGACCACGGCGATCTTCGGTCTCGTCGGTGCGCTTATCATGATCGCCACTGGAGTTGGCTTCTGAAGCCCTCTCCTTTTTATAATCTTTGAGGGGGACTGAATAATGGAAGGCGCAGAACTGATAATTCAGGAAATAAACAGGGAAGCGGAGCAGAAGATACAGTACATCCTCAGCGAGGCCCAGAAAGAGGCTGAGAAGATCAAGGAAGAGGCTAGGAAGAGGGCCGAGGACAGGGCCCAGTGGATACTCAGGAAGGCCAAGACCCAGGCTGAGATGGAGAAACAGAGAGCGATAGCCAGCGCCAGGCTGGAGGTAAGGAAGAAGAGGCTCGAAGTCCAAGAAGAGATGATAAGGGCAGTTCTCTCGGCCTTAAGGGAGAGGCTCGCTTCACTTCCCGCTGATGAGTACTTCCAGACCCTCGTCACGCTCACTACCGAAGCCCTTGAGGAGCTCAACATCGACTCCGCCGTCGTCCGCTCCAACGAGGAGACCCTCAAGCTCATCGTTGAAAAGCTCCCAGAGTTCAAGAAGAGCGTTTCAGAGAAGCTCGGGAAAGAGGTCGAGATAACGGTTGGAGAACCGATAAGCACAATCGGCGGCGTCCTGGTTGAGAGCTCCGACGGAAGCGTCAGGGTTGACAACACCTTTGAAGCCAGGATTGAGAGGCTCGAAGCGGATCTGAGGGCCAGGATCGCCAAGGCTCTCTTTGGGTGAGGATGATGAACGTAATCGAGGGAATCCTCAACACGACGCTCGGCGTTGTCTTCACCTGGGTCGGGTGGAAGACATACAAGATACTCTGGAAGTACACACCCTACTCCTACCCGAACGCAAGGGTTAGGGCAATGGAGGCAAAACTCCTGACGGAACAGCGCTTTAACGAGCTCGCCGAGAGCAGAACCCTTCAGAACTTCGTTGCCAGCCTTGAGGACACCGACTACAAGGAGACCCTCTCGAACGTCTCAAGCTATTCGGTGGAGGAGATAGAGAGGGCGCTCGATGCTTCCCTCGCGAAGACCTACGAGCTCATGTTCAAGATACTTCCCAAGCGTTCAAGGGACTTCTTCAGGCTCATGATGGAGGAGTGGGACGTCAGGAACATAGCCAACGTCGTGAAGGCGAAGCTGGCAAACGAGCCCGCCTCGGACTACATTATCGAACTCGGCCCGATGCTTCCGAAGGTCAAGGCAATGGCGGAAGCCAAGACCCTAGAGGAGATACTCGTAATCCTTGAGGGCACTCCCTACGAGGGCCCATATCAGGAGCTAATCGCTGGAAACATCGACGTCAGCACGTTTGAAACCGAACTCTACAGGATGTACTATAAGAAGCTTCTCAACTATGCCCGCTCAAGGAAGGACGATGAAAAAACTCTTCTCACGGAGTTCATTAAGCTCAAGATAGACAAACTCAACTTAATGACCACACTCAGGGGGAAACTGGCAGGGCTTTCAGCCAAGGAAATACGCTCAATGCTCATCCCCGGTGGTTCACTGGACGTTGAGCCCCTCTTGCACATAGATTCCATCGAAATGACGCTTGCCCAGCTGGACTCAACGGAGTACGGTGAGTTCATAAGGAAAGTCCGTGAGGAGGCCGAGAAGGACATCAGCGTCATCGAGAGGGCCTTTGACGAGCACCTGATCAAAAAGGTCACGGAGTTCGACAGGTTCCATCCGCTCAGCATAGCTGCTCCCCTCGCCTACGTGCTCAAGAAGGAGAGGGAAGTCAGGAAGCTCAGGGCCATGGTAAAGCTCATAGGTGATGGCCTCGAACCTGAAGTGATCAAGGAGTTTGTGGGTGAGGTCGCATGAAGAT
This sequence is a window from Thermococcus kodakarensis KOD1. Protein-coding genes within it:
- a CDS encoding V-type ATP synthase subunit K (produces ATP from ADP in the presence of a proton gradient across the membrane; the K subunit is a nonenzymatic component which binds the dimeric form by interacting with the G and E subunits) — encoded protein: MDPIVYVVLGAALAAGIAGIASAFGIGIAGAAAAGAVAEDEKNFKNALILEGLPMTQSIYGLITLFLIMLSAGIIGGGFKFAEATTENLVKSAILFGAGLTVGLTGLSAIPQGIIASAGIGAAAKNPKTFTQGVIFAAMAETTAIFGLVGALIMIATGVGF
- a CDS encoding V-type ATP synthase subunit E — translated: MEGAELIIQEINREAEQKIQYILSEAQKEAEKIKEEARKRAEDRAQWILRKAKTQAEMEKQRAIASARLEVRKKRLEVQEEMIRAVLSALRERLASLPADEYFQTLVTLTTEALEELNIDSAVVRSNEETLKLIVEKLPEFKKSVSEKLGKEVEITVGEPISTIGGVLVESSDGSVRVDNTFEARIERLEADLRARIAKALFG
- a CDS encoding V-type ATP synthase subunit I, which translates into the protein MFRPEEMVKLEVITLNRYKDTLLTYLHEAGAVEVREVKVELAQKDTPNEYHRKAASYSISMSRLVEFLGTYRKAAGGGIKEFFFPKEKPKRTYRYERLEKLIKDVEEFLGKVEPEIKAIEGRMNSLSTEIERIKEQIGILDILTPLNIDVSYLRHCGVVEVTVGLVDRTRVKELADALKKETENHVAIITKEASDKALVVIVNLARDHDKVNTLLAKFSVEKLEIPEGEGTPKELMKEYSKKLAEKEKELEEAKKEASKLAEKYYDDVLFYKELVDNERDKSTVLPMLARTNMTFALTGWVPRPDVQKILEGIKRITEGKAYINVREPRKEELEEMPVKLKNPGWARPFEMLTEMYGVPRHDEIDPTPIIAFTYSFFFGFMLTDFLYGLIVGIVAALLVKGHKKFNDGTYKFAYILLWSAFFTMLLGALFGSYFGNAADIMLQYITGDQNAHAWRLLDPLREPMPMLLAALAIGLAHLFLGYTLGFVIKWKNGDRKGAVFEQLPWMIIIIGVALLASQREGLDAAAKAILGTGIALFAVGELVINGGLAALMIISDFFGFVGNWLSYARLMALALATGGIAMVINVLVGMVWAIKFLYIGPIIGLIIFFGGQLFSTAINALGAFVHALRLHYVEFFGTFYSGEGKRFEPFKSKREVSKLELEV
- a CDS encoding V-type ATP synthase subunit C is translated as MMNVIEGILNTTLGVVFTWVGWKTYKILWKYTPYSYPNARVRAMEAKLLTEQRFNELAESRTLQNFVASLEDTDYKETLSNVSSYSVEEIERALDASLAKTYELMFKILPKRSRDFFRLMMEEWDVRNIANVVKAKLANEPASDYIIELGPMLPKVKAMAEAKTLEEILVILEGTPYEGPYQELIAGNIDVSTFETELYRMYYKKLLNYARSRKDDEKTLLTEFIKLKIDKLNLMTTLRGKLAGLSAKEIRSMLIPGGSLDVEPLLHIDSIEMTLAQLDSTEYGEFIRKVREEAEKDISVIERAFDEHLIKKVTEFDRFHPLSIAAPLAYVLKKEREVRKLRAMVKLIGDGLEPEVIKEFVGEVA